One window of Hyphomicrobiales bacterium genomic DNA carries:
- the bamA gene encoding outer membrane protein assembly factor BamA: MGRALAALCLTLVFLGAFAGASSVTTQPAWAQTVIRDIRVEGNRRVEPETVRSYLRFTIGDRYDEFEVDQSLKALFATGLFADVSIRRSSTTVVVFVVENPIINRVVFEGNSEIDDKTLETEVQLKSRSVLTRARVQADVQRILDVYSRQGMFTAQVNPVIIELDQNRVDLVFEISEGPETKVQNIAFVGNRAFTDGQLRDVITTSETGLLSFLKPTNIYDPDRLRLDRELLRQFYLTNGYADARVIAATADLDRSGNGFFITFTIDEGEIYTFGDVSIATSLTEIDTVALQAAVTSDIGDKYDASAVEKTVEKLTLMVAEQGYAFAQVRPRADRDPISRTIAIAYHIEQGPRVYIERINIIGNVRTRDYVIRREFRLAEGDAYNRLLVDRARKRLQGLGFFSKVEITREPGGAPDRVILNVNLQEQSTGEISFGGGFSSSEGVIGDIALSERNLMGRGQFIRLKLAGSAERLQIDLAFTEPRFLDRNMSAGFDVFHKEVDLTTESSFRSRKSGGGLRLGFPLAESVWMNTRYTFVRDEVYDVDANASQAVKDAAGVSNVSSVGYSITYDGRNHASKPTEGFYLAFEQDLAGVGGDVFYIRSQIEGRAYYSFAKGWTLVGRAVGGHIAGWNGEDVRLIDAFYKGGETVRGFERAGYGPRDAITDDGLGGTMFYAVTAELRFPFPLIPEELGISGALFADAGSLWDIPAVDLNTTTVVGEDHALRASVGASLLWDSPLGPLRADFAYILTSEDHDKEQEFRFGATTRF; this comes from the coding sequence ATGGGTCGCGCGCTCGCTGCGCTGTGCCTCACGCTCGTGTTTCTCGGCGCTTTCGCCGGGGCGAGCAGCGTGACGACGCAGCCAGCCTGGGCGCAGACGGTGATCAGGGATATCCGCGTCGAGGGCAACCGGCGGGTCGAACCTGAGACCGTGCGCTCGTATCTCCGCTTCACCATCGGCGATCGCTACGACGAATTCGAGGTCGATCAGTCGCTCAAGGCGCTGTTCGCCACGGGTCTGTTTGCCGACGTGTCGATCCGACGCAGCTCGACGACGGTCGTCGTGTTCGTCGTGGAGAATCCGATCATCAACAGGGTCGTCTTCGAAGGCAATTCGGAGATCGACGACAAGACGCTCGAGACCGAGGTTCAGCTGAAATCCCGCTCGGTGCTGACGCGGGCCCGCGTGCAGGCGGACGTCCAGCGAATTCTGGATGTCTACAGTCGCCAGGGCATGTTCACCGCGCAGGTCAATCCGGTGATCATCGAACTCGACCAGAACCGGGTCGACTTGGTGTTCGAGATTTCGGAAGGCCCGGAGACGAAGGTGCAGAACATCGCCTTCGTCGGAAACCGCGCATTCACGGATGGCCAGCTGCGCGACGTCATAACGACGTCCGAGACCGGCTTGCTGAGCTTCCTCAAGCCGACCAACATCTACGACCCGGATCGTTTGAGGCTGGACCGCGAACTGCTGCGCCAGTTCTACCTGACCAACGGCTATGCCGACGCGCGCGTCATCGCGGCCACCGCCGATCTCGACCGCTCGGGCAACGGCTTCTTCATCACGTTCACCATCGACGAGGGCGAGATCTATACCTTCGGCGACGTGTCCATCGCGACGTCGTTGACCGAGATCGACACCGTGGCGCTCCAGGCGGCGGTGACGTCCGACATCGGCGACAAATACGATGCCTCGGCTGTCGAGAAGACCGTCGAGAAACTGACGCTGATGGTCGCCGAGCAGGGCTATGCATTCGCCCAGGTGCGGCCCCGCGCCGACCGTGATCCGATCTCGCGCACGATCGCCATCGCCTACCACATCGAACAGGGCCCGCGCGTATACATCGAGCGCATCAACATCATCGGTAACGTGCGCACGCGCGATTACGTGATCCGCAGGGAATTCCGCCTCGCGGAGGGCGATGCCTACAATCGGCTCCTGGTCGACCGTGCCCGTAAGCGCCTTCAAGGCCTCGGCTTCTTCAGCAAGGTCGAGATCACACGCGAGCCCGGCGGGGCGCCGGATCGGGTCATTCTCAACGTCAATCTTCAGGAGCAGTCGACGGGCGAGATCTCGTTCGGTGGTGGCTTCTCCTCGAGCGAGGGCGTCATCGGTGACATCGCGCTGAGCGAGCGCAACCTCATGGGTCGCGGGCAGTTCATCCGCCTCAAGCTGGCCGGGAGCGCCGAGCGTCTCCAGATCGACCTTGCTTTCACCGAACCCCGCTTCCTCGACCGCAACATGTCGGCGGGCTTCGACGTCTTCCACAAGGAGGTGGACCTGACGACGGAGTCCTCGTTCCGCAGCCGCAAGTCGGGCGGTGGCCTTCGGCTGGGGTTCCCGCTCGCCGAGAGCGTGTGGATGAACACGCGCTACACGTTCGTGCGTGACGAGGTTTACGACGTGGACGCCAACGCTTCGCAGGCGGTCAAGGACGCGGCCGGCGTCAGCAACGTGTCGTCGGTCGGCTATTCGATCACCTACGATGGCCGCAACCATGCATCCAAGCCGACCGAGGGCTTCTATCTCGCGTTCGAGCAGGACCTCGCCGGTGTCGGTGGTGACGTCTTCTATATCCGCAGCCAGATCGAGGGACGTGCCTATTACTCTTTCGCCAAGGGCTGGACACTTGTCGGTCGGGCGGTCGGCGGCCACATCGCCGGCTGGAACGGTGAGGACGTCCGCCTGATCGATGCCTTCTACAAAGGCGGTGAGACGGTTCGCGGCTTTGAGCGCGCCGGTTACGGTCCGCGCGACGCGATCACGGACGATGGCCTCGGCGGGACGATGTTTTATGCCGTCACTGCCGAACTGCGGTTCCCGTTCCCGCTGATTCCCGAGGAACTTGGCATCAGTGGCGCCCTCTTTGCCGACGCGGGTAGCCTCTGGGACATTCCGGCGGTCGATCTGAACACGACGACGGTCGTCGGCGAGGATCACGCTCTGAGGGCCTCCGTCGGTGCGAGCCTCCTGTGGGATTCGCCGCTCGGCCCACTCCGTGCGGACTTCGCATACATCCTGACCTCCGAGGACCACGACAAGGAGCAGGAATTCCGGTTCGGGGCGACCACACGCTTCTGA
- the fabZ gene encoding 3-hydroxyacyl-ACP dehydratase FabZ, producing MNEQERGAALGSADIARILKLLPHRYPFLLIDRIVEMKGDQSCVGIKNVSINEPFFQGHFPEFPVMPGVLLIEGMAQTAGALCVSSLEADYKPQLVYFMSIDRARFRRPVKPGDQVRYHVEKIRNRGPVWRFNAEARVEGALVAEAEISAMIVDKEQHMARLAASSGANND from the coding sequence ATGAACGAACAAGAGCGCGGCGCGGCATTGGGAAGTGCCGATATCGCTCGTATCCTCAAGCTGCTGCCGCACCGCTATCCGTTCCTGCTCATCGATCGCATCGTGGAGATGAAGGGCGACCAGTCCTGCGTCGGCATCAAGAACGTTTCGATCAACGAACCGTTCTTCCAGGGTCATTTTCCGGAGTTCCCGGTGATGCCCGGCGTGTTGCTGATCGAGGGCATGGCGCAGACGGCCGGGGCGCTCTGCGTCTCGAGCCTGGAGGCGGACTACAAGCCGCAGCTCGTCTATTTCATGTCGATCGACCGGGCGCGCTTTCGTCGTCCGGTCAAACCCGGCGATCAGGTCCGCTACCACGTCGAGAAGATCCGAAACCGCGGCCCGGTCTGGCGTTTCAATGCCGAGGCGCGTGTCGAAGGAGCGCTCGTCGCCGAGGCCGAGATCAGCGCGATGATCGTCGACAAGGAGCAGCATATGGCTCGCCTTGCCGCATCGTCCGGCGCCAACAACGACTGA
- the lpxD gene encoding UDP-3-O-(3-hydroxymyristoyl)glucosamine N-acyltransferase, producing the protein MDHPGFYERHGPFPAHAVADAIGAQLVASDADRERLIHDVRAIDEASEHDVSFIDNAKYVRHLTGARAGACIVRGELTERVPGGTLALVTSDPYRAFARTLALYYPAALRPAVSTDFSPGTPSIHPSARIEEGASISPAAWVGPEAMIGRGCVISPGAVIGYRVTIGRECYVGPNASITHALVGNRVIVHGGVQIGQDGFGFAMGRQGHMKVPQIGRVIIQDDVEIGANSTVDRGALKDTVIGEGSKIDNLVQIAHNVRIGRHCVIVAQSGVSGSTVLGDYVVIGGQSAIAGHLTIGTAAQIAGRSGVTRDVPAHAVYGGFPARPKAEWAREVAALHRLSKRREQES; encoded by the coding sequence ATGGACCATCCAGGCTTTTACGAGCGGCACGGTCCGTTCCCGGCACATGCCGTGGCGGACGCCATCGGTGCGCAACTGGTCGCGAGTGACGCTGATCGCGAGCGGCTCATCCACGACGTGCGCGCGATCGACGAGGCCAGCGAGCACGATGTTTCGTTCATCGACAATGCCAAGTACGTCCGCCATCTGACGGGCGCCCGGGCAGGTGCCTGCATCGTGCGTGGTGAACTCACCGAGCGCGTGCCCGGAGGCACGCTCGCGCTGGTCACCAGCGATCCCTATCGCGCGTTCGCGCGAACGCTGGCGCTGTACTACCCGGCCGCGCTGCGTCCAGCCGTCTCCACCGACTTTTCTCCAGGAACGCCCTCGATCCATCCGAGCGCCCGCATCGAGGAGGGGGCGTCGATTTCGCCGGCAGCTTGGGTCGGGCCGGAAGCGATGATCGGGCGCGGCTGTGTGATCTCGCCGGGCGCCGTCATTGGCTACCGCGTGACCATCGGTCGCGAGTGCTACGTCGGCCCGAACGCGAGCATCACCCATGCGCTGGTCGGCAACCGGGTGATCGTTCACGGCGGGGTGCAGATCGGCCAGGACGGGTTCGGCTTCGCCATGGGGCGCCAGGGACACATGAAGGTGCCGCAGATCGGGCGTGTCATCATTCAGGACGATGTCGAGATCGGAGCCAACAGCACCGTCGATCGCGGCGCACTCAAGGACACGGTGATCGGCGAAGGTTCCAAGATTGATAATCTCGTGCAGATTGCGCACAACGTGCGCATTGGAAGACACTGCGTCATCGTTGCCCAATCCGGGGTCTCTGGCAGCACGGTGCTCGGGGACTACGTGGTCATCGGTGGCCAATCGGCGATCGCGGGTCACCTGACCATTGGCACGGCGGCGCAGATCGCCGGGCGCTCGGGAGTGACCCGCGACGTGCCGGCCCATGCTGTCTATGGAGGCTTTCCGGCTCGTCCCAAGGCGGAATGGGCGCGTGAGGTGGCAGCACTGCATCGGCTGTCCAAGCGGCGGGAGCAGGAGAGCTGA